A single genomic interval of Sinorhizobium garamanticum harbors:
- the pyk gene encoding pyruvate kinase — translation MKRNRKVKILATLGPSSADEQMIQRLHEAGADLFRINMSHASHDVMRSLIEKIRSVESRCGRPIGILADLQGPKLRVGKFAEGKVELKIGQTFTLDNKEIPGDNTRVYLPHPEILEAVKPGDRLLIDDGKLHLRAEKTDGKSIVTTVVSGTRISDRKGVSLPDTLLGVGALTEKDRVDLDAVLATGQVDWVALSFIQRPEDLAEVRKIARGRVGLMSKIEKPQAIERIDEIIELSDALMVARGDLGVEMPLESVPGLQKQLTRACRRAGKPVVVATQMLESMISSPVPTRAEVSDVATAVFEGADAVMLSAESASGEYPVEAVSTMASIASNVERDPHYPGIIYAQRTPPEATGADAISLAAHQIAETLRLAAIVTYTSSGATGLRAARERPQVPVIALSPIVETARRLSVVWGLHCVVTEDAKDLDDMVNRACRIVATEGFGKPGDRIIISAGVPLGTPGATNMLRIAYIGSDGLTGV, via the coding sequence ATGAAGCGGAACAGAAAAGTCAAAATCCTCGCCACGCTCGGACCGTCGTCGGCCGACGAGCAGATGATCCAGAGGCTGCATGAGGCGGGAGCCGATCTGTTCCGTATCAACATGAGCCATGCGAGCCACGACGTCATGCGCTCGTTGATCGAGAAGATCCGTAGTGTCGAATCCCGTTGCGGCCGACCGATCGGCATTCTCGCCGACCTGCAGGGTCCCAAGCTGCGCGTCGGTAAGTTCGCCGAGGGCAAGGTCGAGCTCAAGATCGGGCAGACCTTCACGCTCGACAACAAGGAGATCCCCGGCGACAACACCCGCGTCTATCTTCCGCATCCGGAAATTCTTGAGGCGGTCAAACCCGGCGATCGCCTGCTGATCGACGACGGCAAGCTGCACCTCAGGGCCGAGAAAACGGACGGCAAGAGCATTGTCACGACCGTTGTCTCCGGTACGAGGATATCGGACCGCAAGGGCGTGAGCTTGCCCGACACGCTGCTCGGCGTCGGCGCGCTGACGGAGAAGGACCGCGTCGATCTCGACGCCGTGCTGGCGACAGGGCAGGTCGACTGGGTGGCGCTCTCCTTCATCCAGAGGCCGGAAGATCTCGCCGAAGTCCGCAAGATTGCCCGCGGCCGGGTCGGCCTGATGTCGAAGATCGAAAAGCCGCAGGCGATCGAACGCATCGACGAGATCATCGAGCTTTCGGACGCGCTGATGGTGGCGCGCGGAGACCTCGGCGTGGAGATGCCGCTTGAATCCGTGCCCGGCCTGCAGAAGCAACTGACGCGCGCCTGTCGGCGGGCCGGCAAGCCAGTGGTCGTCGCCACTCAGATGCTGGAGTCGATGATTTCCTCGCCGGTTCCGACCCGTGCGGAAGTGTCCGACGTGGCGACGGCAGTGTTCGAGGGCGCCGACGCCGTGATGCTTTCGGCCGAGTCCGCCTCCGGCGAGTATCCGGTCGAGGCGGTATCGACCATGGCCTCGATCGCGAGCAACGTCGAGCGCGATCCGCATTATCCGGGCATTATCTATGCGCAGCGCACGCCGCCTGAGGCGACCGGCGCCGACGCGATTTCGCTCGCTGCTCACCAGATCGCCGAAACGCTGAGGCTCGCGGCGATCGTCACCTATACGTCGTCAGGCGCAACGGGCCTGCGCGCTGCGCGCGAGCGGCCGCAGGTGCCGGTCATCGCGCTGTCGCCGATCGTCGAGACGGCAAGGCGCCTGTCGGTCGTCTGGGGTCTGCACTGTGTCGTCACCGAGGATGCGAAAGATCTCGACGACATGGTCAACCGGGCCTGCCGCATCGTCGCGACGGAGGGTTTCGGGAAGCCGGGCGACCGCATCATCATCTCCGCCGGTGTCCCGCTCGGAACGCCGGGTGCCACCAACATGCTGCGCATCGCCTATATCGGCTCGGATGGACTTACCGGCGTATAG
- a CDS encoding N-formylglutamate amidohydrolase — translation MQHYSPYEIIEGNPANGLVLLADHAMNRLPPEYGKLGLPDSAFTRHIAYDIGVEPLTRELAAALDAPAVLGCFSRLLIDPNRGEDDPTLIMKISDGAIIPGNHPITDEEWENRLNRFHRPYHRAVSETIARAAAAGGKAPLVISLHSFTPAWKGVARPWHAAVLWDNDPRAVFPLIERLEATDDIVVGNNEPYDGALRGDTMYRHCMTPGIAHALIEIRQDLIAEPAGVAAWARRLAPILAELNGLPTLHDYQRHPSRTGACDD, via the coding sequence ATGCAGCACTATTCCCCTTACGAGATCATTGAAGGCAATCCGGCGAATGGTCTCGTTCTTCTAGCCGACCACGCCATGAATCGTCTTCCGCCAGAATATGGCAAGCTTGGGCTGCCCGACAGCGCCTTCACCCGGCACATTGCTTATGACATCGGCGTCGAGCCGCTTACACGGGAACTGGCCGCAGCACTTGATGCGCCGGCCGTGCTCGGTTGCTTCTCGCGGCTGCTGATCGATCCGAACCGCGGCGAAGACGACCCGACGCTGATCATGAAGATCTCAGACGGTGCGATCATCCCGGGCAATCATCCGATCACCGACGAGGAATGGGAGAACAGGCTCAACCGCTTCCATCGCCCCTACCACCGCGCCGTTTCCGAAACCATCGCACGAGCCGCGGCGGCAGGCGGCAAGGCGCCGCTGGTCATCTCGCTTCATTCCTTCACGCCGGCTTGGAAGGGTGTCGCCCGGCCGTGGCACGCCGCAGTGCTCTGGGACAACGATCCGCGCGCTGTGTTTCCGTTGATCGAACGGCTCGAAGCAACAGACGATATCGTCGTCGGTAACAACGAGCCCTATGATGGCGCGCTGCGCGGCGATACCATGTATCGCCATTGCATGACCCCAGGCATTGCCCATGCGCTGATCGAGATCCGCCAGGACCTGATCGCCGAGCCGGCCGGCGTCGCCGCCTGGGCCCGGCGTCTTGCCCCCATCCTGGCGGAACTCAACGGTTTGCCGACGCTGCACGACTATCAGCGCCACCCCTCGCGCACGGGCGCTTGCGACGACTGA